Within Paenibacillus sabinae T27, the genomic segment GAACGCCCTCGATGAGCTCTTTTAAATACAGGTACGGCGTCGCATCCTCATAGAAAAGCTCGAGCCGGCCAAGCTTCTCCTTGGTCTGCTCACAGATTTCCGGCCAAAGCGAGGGCATCTCGGCTCCATTGGTCATCTTCTTAAAAGCCTCTTCATCTTGAAACAGCTGGACGAACAGCTGGGCCATATCGATGAACAACAACCGCTTCACGCTTCGCTTCAGCGGCTTAAACTGTTCCTTCACGATCATCCGGCGCAGCAGCTCTTCCTCCCGCTCGGCATAGTCGAAATCGCCCTCGTCCGGTCTGCCCTTGCCGTCCAGCCTTTCGCGGACCTCTTCATACTGCTCGGCAAAGTCAAACACGCCCCTCTCCTTGTGCAGAGCATGATACGCTTCAGCGTACTGATCCTTGTCAAGATAATCGAGCTCCTCCTGAACCCAGAGCGCCTCACGCTCCTTGCTTTCCAGCAGGGCCAACTCGCGCAGCAGCCACTCCTGCAGCATAATAATGCGATTGGTCATGCGAATGGAAGGATCATAGCTGTAAAATGTGGATTCTATTTGCTTGGCCGTGATCAAATCGCGGTCCCGAAAGCGGATGCTTGTGAAGCGCATGCCCTGCTGCTCCAGCCACTGCGCATAATTCTGGAGAGCTTGCAGAAAGTCTGCGGATGCCTTATACTCCATCCCTTTTATCCGGGCCTCATACCCTCCCGTTGATGCTTCTGTCAGCACATATTCGATCTGGTCAAAAGGGTCCTCTACACGGAACGTCCCGCCAAGCCAGTGATCCAGATATTCCTGGAAGGTCGTCTGCTGCATGTTTTCTTCACCGAGCTCGGGAAGTACGGTCGATACATAGCTGTTAAACATCGGATTCGGCGAAAAAAGAACGATTTGGTCCGCCTTGAGCCGCTCGCGGTGCTTATACAGCAGATACGCCACCCGCTGCAGCGCCGCCGAGGTCTTTCCGCTGCCGGCCGCCCCCTGCACGATGAGCATCCGGTTTTTGTCATCTCGGATAATCGCGTTTTGCTCCTTTTGGATCGTCGCGACGATGCTTTTCATCTGATTGTCCGCACCCTTGCCGAGCACCTGCTGCAGCAATTCATCGCCGATCGTTACGCTCGTGTCGAACACGTTCTGCAGCACCGCATCGCGGATCTGATACTGCCGTTTCAGCTTCATCGTCCCCGAGATGGCTCCATCCGGCGTGTCATATCCGGCCGCTCCCGGAGAATAATCGTAGTACATGCTCGCGATCGGAGTACGCCAGTCATAGACCAGGAAACTCATGCCGTCTGAATCGACAAAGGATGACACACCGATATAGACCTGCTCGGTAGAGCTCAAGCCGTCCTCGTGGAAATCAATGCGCCCAAAGTAGGGAGATGCCAGCAGCCGCTTCATGTTCTTCCATTGCTGCACGCGCTGCCGGTGGCTCCGCTCCCGTTCGGACAATAGCGCTTCTTGCTGCCTGATACTGTAGAAGGTCTCTTCAAAATCCTCGTCCGTGCTGGTGTTGACCGTTACTTCCTCCCAAAATTGCTTGCGGATATCCACCGCCTGATTGTGCAGCCCCTCCACTTCCGGCGCCAATTCGGCGATTCTCGCTTGCAGCTTTTCCGTAACTAGCTCCAGCCGCTCCTGCTCTTGCTTCCAATCCTCCGCGCTTATCATCTTCCTGCATGCACTCCTTCATTCGAATTTGAAGAAAAAGAAAGTTTGACAAACCGTAATGTCGTGTGGTAAGATTAAAGTGTAGATAAGATAGGTTAATTGTGTAATCATTTAAAATATAATCAGCAGTTCTTCAATCATAGCATAGTGCTTCTTTGTGCGCAAACTTTATTTATGCATAGTTGAACCCCCGGCGGGATTGCCGGGGGTTTTTTGATTTAACTCATGCGCCGCTCGTCGAAAAGCACGTTTAAAATCAGATGCCAGAGTCCGAGAAATTTCGAAAGTCTTATGGCGCAAGCTTATCATCGAATCAAGGTCTCCCGGATAGAGTACCCTTTGCAGTAGGGATAGGGGTTGAGAAGGCGCACCGTGGCTGAGTAAATATAGAATACACCTCGGAGTTAATACCACGATTATTTGGGGATGTGGCGTCAGGTTATTAGCAGTCATTATTTTTGGTTAATTGTACCTGTAACCTGCATGAAACTTAACAGTTGACTTAAACCGCGGTTTAAGTCGTATCCTATTCCTGTCGACAAATGAAGATCAAATGTTGGAGGCCTTCAGATGAAATATTGTTCCATTAGCGAAACTTCAGCCAAATTCAATATTCCAGAATCAACGTTACGTTTCTATGAGAAAAAAGGACTACTACCCTTAATCGAGCGTGATGAAGCTGGCAGGCGGTTGTTTTCAGAAGATCAACTTGCGCTCCTTGAGACCGTCCTTTGTTTAAAACACACGCATATGCCAATAAGTGATATCAAGCAATATATCGATTGGATAGTGGAAGGAGATGGCACCATTCAACTCCGACTTGAAATGATGAAGAATCACAAGCAAACTGTGCTGGCTGAAATTTCGTTGATAACAGAATCCTTAAAAGGAATTGACGTGAAAATATTGCGTTATACAAAACGCATTCAGGAAAGAAATGAGTAATAAAATAATCGAGGAGATGAACTCTTATGAAACTATCAGGAAATACAATTCTTATAACAGGCGGAAGCGCCGGAATCGGACTAGCTTTTGCAGAGCGCTTTTTAAAAGCCGGAAATACAGTCATTGTTACTGGACGGCGTGAACATGTACTTCAAAAAGCGAAAGAAAAACTCCCTAGCCTTATTACACACGTAAGTGATTTGAATACTGAATCCGAGCGTGTAGCATTGTTTGATTGGGTAACAGCGAACTATCCAGAAGTGAATGTGTTGGTTAACAATGCAGGGATTCAACAACGCTTTAGCGTGTTAAAAGCAAATGCGAAGGACGATTGGAGTTATTTCAATAAAGAAATCACAACGAACATTGAAGCACCTTTTCATCTCTCTATGATATTCGCGCCGTTTTTTGCAATTAAAGAAGAGGCGACGATCATAAACGTAACATCCGGGTTAGCTTTTACACCGTTTGCGATTGCTCCGATTTATTCAGCAACGAAAGCGGCGCTTCATTCATTTACAATGAGTCTGAGACACCAGCTTTCGGATACGTCTGTAGAAGTCGTTGAAGTTGCTCCTCCGGCAGTAAATACAGATTTAGGCGGAACGGGTTTGCATACGCATGGAGAACCGTTAGACGCCTTCGCCGATGGAATCTTCAAAGGATTGGAAGAAGGTAAAAAAGAAATCGGATATGGGACTTCTGTGGATCGCTTACGGATGTCGCGGGATGAAGTCGACCAATACACAGAAAATATGTATAAGGCAACGAAAAACTCAATTGAATAACACTGATAGTTGTTTTGATTTCGTATTCGCATATAGCAAAAGAACCCGCCACATGTTGGCGAGTTCTTTTTTAGTTAGTGAGAAGTCAATGCGTTCCTAACAGCCAATCTATTTGATGTTCGTCGCTACACTGCTGCTTTTTTCCCTTTTGCTTCGGTTCGGATACAACAAAAATAATAGAACAAACCACAGTGGGGTGAACAATAAAGCCGGACGTGTTTCTTTGGCGAACAGCATAATGATGAGAATTGCGGCAAACAACGCTAAGACAGCATAGTTGATAAATGGCGTAAAAGGTGCCTTGAACTTTGATTTTGCCTGTAATTCCGGCCGGGTCTTCTTATATCGGATATGGCAGACGAGAACGACGCCCCAAACCCAAATAAAACAAATAGCACTTATCGTTGTCACGATTCCAAACGCCTGCTCCGGAATGAGTTTGCTGAGTAGAGCGCCCACCGATATGACAAGCGTGGAGATGAATAACGAATTTCCTGGCACATGATTTCTATTCAATTTGGCAAATTGAGAGGACGCCTGCTTGTTCTTGCTCAAATTATAGAGAATCCGGCTTGTGGAGAACATCCCGCTGTTGCAAGCGGAAGCGGCTGAAGTCAATACGACGAAATTAATAATCCCTGCGGCCACCGGAATCCCTACTAAAGTAAAGGTTTTAACGAAAGGGCTCTCTGCCGGACTGAGCTCCGTCCATGGGTTAATGCACAGCAGGACGAACAGCGCGCCCACGTAGAAAAATAAAATCCGTAGAGGAATTTTATTAATCGCCGATGGAATATTTTTCTCCGGATTAGAGGTTTCCGCTGCCGATACCCCCACTAATTCCACACCGACGTATGCGAATACCACCATTTGGAAGGAAAATAAAAAGCCTGATATGCCGTTCGGAAAAACGCCCCCGTGTTTCCAAAGGTTTGTTACCGTCACCGATCCTGCGTCCGTCTTGAATCCCATGATCAGAAAAATGACCCCAATGCCAATCAATGCAAGAATCGTGATCACTTTGATTAGAGCAAACCAAAATTCCAGTTCTCCGAAATTTTTGACCGTTAACAGATTGAGTCCTAATAAAATGATTAAGCAGAAGATAGCAGGTACCCACTGCGGGATATCGAACCAATATTGTACATATACGCCAACTGCAATCACGTCAGCCATAGCCGTCATGATCCAGCAAAACCAATAGGTCCAACCGGTTATAAACGCGGCCCGAGATCCAAGGTAGTCTTCCGCAATATCCGTAAACGATTGATAACCTGCTTTAGACAACAGGAGTTCTCCCAGCGCTCTCATCACGAAAAACACAGCGATCCCCACGATGATGTACGTAAACATGATGGATGGGCCTGCCTGTTGAATCGCTTTGCCCGATCCCAAGAACAATCCCGTACCAATGGTGCCGCCGATTGCGATGAGTTGAACATGCCGATTCGCTAGCTCTCTCTTTAATTCTGGTTGTGCCATACCTAGTTCCCCCTTATGAATGCAATACCTTGGTGCCAATAAAAAAAGAGACTGGATGTCCTCCAATCTCCCGGTACATAAGAATATCGAATAATAATTGTCCTACTAACAACGATCAGCATAACAAATACATTCAGTACTCTTCTGTCCTTTTGCCTGAGATTGTGAACCCTTCGGCGCCGCGGAATTCCCGCGGTCTCTCCAGAAGCTGCTCCTGCTATAGTGTGCCCATAGCAATCATAGCTTGCTAACTATTAAGTTAGTGAAGCGGTAATACCTTCTGATATTTTAACATATTACTTCCGATGTAAGTATTTAAACAGTGATAAAAGTCACAACGACTTTCCTAGCCCTCTTGGGTTTAAGGTTAATGTCCTGATAAAAACATGTCGTTAATTTATGGTACGGTTCATCTTAACATTCATAAAGCGAATTTTCGCCCGCCGAAGGCGAAATCGAAAGGCTCCGATCAGGTGCCTTTTACAGTAAGGAAAGCCCAGTATGTACATGGGAACCTATTAATAATAATCTAGTATTGTGACTTTTCAAGGTTCTAGAATATTCCTCACTGAATAAAACCTTGTTTTACTAGAGGACAAAGTTATTACTGGTCTATAACTTTTGCTTTTCTTTATTCATCTTTCTAAAAAACATAATTTCAAGAGGGAAAGCACTACTATGAGTAATAGTTTAGAGCCACCTTTACAGATAGCCCTTTTTAATGGGTTCTGAATGAGCTAATTGGGCTCTTTTAAGTAAATCTCTGTTCCGTTCCAACATCGTGATTTTAACCTTTTACCCTTGTGGGCTCCTCGCAAACACGCCATAATTCCGACCCAGCTTCTAATTTATAATTATTCTCAATAGGAAGGCGATTCTTTTTATCGTTGATAAAAACGCCGTTCATCTCCTCAATCTCCTAGGTAGAAGCCGCATATACGTCAGGCTTACAATCATCTCTGGCTCTTGCGTTCAAGATAGGTGCCATGACACTAAGATGCCATGGCGAACGCCGCGTTTATCTGGATTTGACCCATCCGGGATGAAAAGCAACGGACGACACCCCCGCCTCTTCAAAATGCTTGGCCCATTCAAAGGCAAGCAGTATGCGAGCGTTCATCGTTTGAGTCATGGCACGCATACCGCTGAAACGGTTCATAAGCTGGATGTCTTCGAAATCAATTTTCGGCTTTTTGAGAAAACGTGGATTGCCGGCCACCGTAATGATTCTAGAAGGACGACTATCCTTCAACATGTCTGCTAATTCTTGTGTCAAGAGTTAATGGCTGAGGACGTTCACCGCGAACATTCGCTCGATTCCCTCGCTGGTGATCTGTTTTTCCCAATAGAAGGCCCCTCCAAGATTAGCCAGAACATTTAGACGGTCATATTTTCGCTTGAACTCTGCACAGGCACGCTGCGCTTTTATGAGAAAATTGGATTAATAAACGGGATTGAACGGGACGAGAAAGACTATCGCCTGTATTCGCAATCCGACATCGCTTGGTTTCATATCATCAAGTATTACAGGGAAATCGGCATGCCTCAGGAAATGCAGCACTTCTATGACAAGCCGGGGAAAGATGTCTCGGTAACAGCGGCAAGGCGGCAATTCATGGAGGGATACCGTCATAAGGTAGTTAACCAAATAATAAAACTTGAAAAAAATCGATTATAAAATCGAATTGTTTAAGCAATTCGAAGCATCTGAATAGATTCTGTAAAATGAAACGAGGAACCCTGAATCAAGCTCTCGGCGTCATGAAGAGGATCATGCTGGACAAAAGGAAACGCGTCGGCGGCATCGAGCTTTCCTTCAACCAGGAGACCGGGAAACATTTTCTCCTCACTTATGATAAGGTGCCCAGTAACGGGTACAAACTGGATTCTCACTCCGTAAAATAGGCCCTTTCTACCACTATATTTCAATGTTCACTGGATAAAAATGCCTAAAGATATTATAATTTATTACAATATTTGATATCTACTGGAGGCAATAAAATGGATGAACTGCAATTAAGTATTGAGGACCTTTCCACTGAAGAAGTGATTGAAACAAATCCTTATCAGAATAAAGACAGAAAACTAGTAACTCAACCATACGATATGAGTGTTGCAACGGTAGTAGCTCAAATCAAAAATCACGATATTATTCTTGATCCAGAGTACCAAAGAAAGTATAGATGGTCACCTGTAAAAGCATCCCGTTTTATTGAATCCCTTTTGTTAAATGTCCCTATTCCAACAGTTTTTTTAGCTGAAG encodes:
- the helD gene encoding RNA polymerase recycling motor HelD, with translation MISAEDWKQEQERLELVTEKLQARIAELAPEVEGLHNQAVDIRKQFWEEVTVNTSTDEDFEETFYSIRQQEALLSERERSHRQRVQQWKNMKRLLASPYFGRIDFHEDGLSSTEQVYIGVSSFVDSDGMSFLVYDWRTPIASMYYDYSPGAAGYDTPDGAISGTMKLKRQYQIRDAVLQNVFDTSVTIGDELLQQVLGKGADNQMKSIVATIQKEQNAIIRDDKNRMLIVQGAAGSGKTSAALQRVAYLLYKHRERLKADQIVLFSPNPMFNSYVSTVLPELGEENMQQTTFQEYLDHWLGGTFRVEDPFDQIEYVLTEASTGGYEARIKGMEYKASADFLQALQNYAQWLEQQGMRFTSIRFRDRDLITAKQIESTFYSYDPSIRMTNRIIMLQEWLLRELALLESKEREALWVQEELDYLDKDQYAEAYHALHKERGVFDFAEQYEEVRERLDGKGRPDEGDFDYAEREEELLRRMIVKEQFKPLKRSVKRLLFIDMAQLFVQLFQDEEAFKKMTNGAEMPSLWPEICEQTKEKLGRLELFYEDATPYLYLKELIEGVRTNTEIRHIFVDEGQDYSMFQYEFLKKMFPRARMTVLGDFGQAIFAQATELYGEESPLIWLYGESETSLFRLVRSYRSTREIVEFTRSLLPNAKEIIPFERSGRKPLLSKADDGEKRAARIAEHLAALQAEGFDSIGVITKTAAESKEAYNLLKAQGCQGLKLVTKSTPTFEKGTLVIPVYLAKGVEFDAVLIYDASSQTYHRESERKLFYTACTRAMHRLLLYTAGEWTPFIQALDESLYEIEQ
- a CDS encoding MerR family transcriptional regulator yields the protein MKYCSISETSAKFNIPESTLRFYEKKGLLPLIERDEAGRRLFSEDQLALLETVLCLKHTHMPISDIKQYIDWIVEGDGTIQLRLEMMKNHKQTVLAEISLITESLKGIDVKILRYTKRIQERNE
- a CDS encoding SDR family oxidoreductase; the encoded protein is MKLSGNTILITGGSAGIGLAFAERFLKAGNTVIVTGRREHVLQKAKEKLPSLITHVSDLNTESERVALFDWVTANYPEVNVLVNNAGIQQRFSVLKANAKDDWSYFNKEITTNIEAPFHLSMIFAPFFAIKEEATIINVTSGLAFTPFAIAPIYSATKAALHSFTMSLRHQLSDTSVEVVEVAPPAVNTDLGGTGLHTHGEPLDAFADGIFKGLEEGKKEIGYGTSVDRLRMSRDEVDQYTENMYKATKNSIE
- a CDS encoding amino acid permease encodes the protein MAQPELKRELANRHVQLIAIGGTIGTGLFLGSGKAIQQAGPSIMFTYIIVGIAVFFVMRALGELLLSKAGYQSFTDIAEDYLGSRAAFITGWTYWFCWIMTAMADVIAVGVYVQYWFDIPQWVPAIFCLIILLGLNLLTVKNFGELEFWFALIKVITILALIGIGVIFLIMGFKTDAGSVTVTNLWKHGGVFPNGISGFLFSFQMVVFAYVGVELVGVSAAETSNPEKNIPSAINKIPLRILFFYVGALFVLLCINPWTELSPAESPFVKTFTLVGIPVAAGIINFVVLTSAASACNSGMFSTSRILYNLSKNKQASSQFAKLNRNHVPGNSLFISTLVISVGALLSKLIPEQAFGIVTTISAICFIWVWGVVLVCHIRYKKTRPELQAKSKFKAPFTPFINYAVLALFAAILIIMLFAKETRPALLFTPLWFVLLFLLYPNRSKREKSSSVATNIK
- a CDS encoding MerR family transcriptional regulator — encoded protein: MFSLELCTGTLRFYEKIGLINGIERDEKDYRLYSQSDIAWFHIIKYYREIGMPQEMQHFYDKPGKDVSVTAARRQFMEGYRHKVVNQIIKLEKNRL